A stretch of the Desulfobacter sp. genome encodes the following:
- a CDS encoding leucine--tRNA ligase: MEERYTPSLVEPKWQDYWNKNQLFKVEEDPSREKYYLLEMFPYPSGKIHIGHVRNYTIGDVVVRYKRMKGFNVIHPMGWDAFGMPAENAAIDNNTHPAAWTYENIRAMRAQLKKMGFSYDWDREIATCRPEYYRWEQWLFLKMLEKGMAYRKESYVNWCEKCQTVLANEQVEQDRCWRCSQVVQQKKLWQWFFKITDYAEDLLVHCDELPGWPDKVTVMQKNWIGKSIGAELNFQIEGKDEKLAVFTTRPDTIFGATFMCLAPEHPLVETLSKGTDQESAVTEFVEKVSKQERSADGVEKYEKEGVFTGAYCINPATGKKIPVYTANFVLMGYGTGAIMSVPAGDQRDFDFAKKYNLDIRVVVQPAGQDLDPETMTEAYAGPGTMVNSGEFNGMDSKEALETMTDWLDSQGHGKKAVSYRLRDWGISRQRYWGTPIPVIHCPSCGVVPVPESDLPITLPEDANLLEKGGSPLAHLDYFATAVCPACGRKDARRDTDTMDTFVESSWYYLRYCSPRFDQGMFDPKAVEYWAPVDQYIGGVEHAVLHLLYSRYFMRVLNTLGLIDFKEPFTRLLTQGMVCKETMTCPEHGFLFPEQAEKDGEKLVCTLCGKDVDVGRVIKMSKSKKNVVDPNELLEKYGADVTRLFCLFAAPPERDLEWSEDGVEGSNRFVNRVWRLAMTCMETIKGIAPYAGVAKDLGSSEAKALYIKANQTIQKVSQDIDKSFHFNTAISAVMELVNAMYGVDPAKTDDELKSVFLFCLENVLLLLSPILPHFCEELFERMGHSGSILEQAWPEFREDSLKTDELLVVVQVNGKLRAKFTIDAGMDPEKIKETALADDNIIKHVQDKPIKKIIVIQKKQTLVNIVV; the protein is encoded by the coding sequence ATGGAGGAACGGTACACCCCTTCTTTGGTTGAACCCAAATGGCAGGATTATTGGAATAAAAATCAGCTTTTCAAGGTTGAAGAAGACCCCTCCCGGGAGAAATACTATCTTCTGGAAATGTTTCCATATCCCTCGGGCAAGATTCATATCGGCCATGTCCGCAACTATACCATCGGCGATGTGGTGGTGCGGTATAAAAGGATGAAGGGATTCAACGTGATTCATCCCATGGGCTGGGATGCCTTTGGCATGCCGGCTGAAAACGCCGCCATTGACAATAATACCCATCCTGCGGCCTGGACCTATGAAAATATAAGGGCCATGCGGGCCCAGTTGAAAAAAATGGGGTTTTCCTATGACTGGGACAGGGAGATTGCCACCTGCAGGCCCGAGTATTACCGCTGGGAACAATGGCTGTTTCTCAAGATGCTTGAGAAAGGCATGGCATACAGAAAAGAGTCCTATGTAAACTGGTGTGAAAAATGCCAGACTGTTCTTGCCAACGAGCAGGTTGAACAGGATCGGTGCTGGAGATGCTCCCAGGTGGTTCAGCAGAAGAAACTCTGGCAATGGTTTTTCAAGATCACAGACTATGCAGAAGACCTTCTGGTCCATTGCGATGAACTTCCCGGGTGGCCTGACAAGGTCACGGTGATGCAGAAAAACTGGATCGGAAAAAGCATCGGAGCTGAACTCAACTTCCAGATTGAGGGTAAAGATGAAAAACTGGCCGTATTTACCACAAGGCCGGATACCATATTCGGGGCCACCTTTATGTGTCTTGCCCCTGAACATCCCCTGGTGGAAACCTTGTCCAAAGGGACGGACCAGGAATCTGCGGTCACTGAGTTTGTGGAAAAGGTATCCAAGCAGGAACGGTCTGCCGACGGTGTTGAAAAATATGAAAAAGAAGGGGTGTTCACAGGTGCATATTGCATCAACCCTGCAACCGGTAAGAAGATTCCCGTTTACACGGCCAATTTCGTATTGATGGGCTATGGTACCGGCGCCATTATGTCTGTACCCGCAGGGGACCAGCGTGACTTTGACTTTGCCAAAAAATACAACCTGGATATACGGGTGGTGGTTCAGCCTGCGGGACAAGACCTTGATCCTGAAACCATGACCGAGGCCTATGCAGGCCCGGGTACCATGGTCAACTCAGGAGAGTTTAACGGTATGGATTCCAAGGAGGCCCTTGAAACCATGACCGACTGGCTGGACAGTCAGGGCCACGGTAAAAAAGCCGTATCCTATCGTCTTCGTGACTGGGGAATTTCAAGACAGCGGTATTGGGGCACCCCCATCCCTGTGATTCACTGCCCCTCCTGCGGGGTGGTGCCGGTGCCTGAGTCTGACCTGCCCATTACCCTGCCCGAAGATGCCAATCTGCTTGAAAAAGGCGGATCTCCCCTGGCCCACCTTGATTATTTTGCAACGGCGGTCTGCCCTGCCTGCGGCAGAAAAGATGCCCGACGGGATACCGATACCATGGATACGTTTGTGGAATCTTCCTGGTATTATCTGCGGTATTGTTCGCCGCGGTTTGATCAGGGCATGTTTGATCCCAAGGCAGTTGAATACTGGGCGCCGGTGGATCAGTATATCGGCGGTGTGGAGCATGCCGTGCTTCATCTGCTCTATTCCAGGTATTTTATGCGGGTGCTCAACACCCTGGGGCTCATTGATTTTAAAGAACCCTTTACCCGGCTTTTAACCCAGGGCATGGTCTGCAAGGAAACCATGACCTGTCCTGAACATGGATTTTTATTTCCGGAACAGGCTGAAAAAGACGGGGAGAAACTTGTCTGCACCCTTTGCGGCAAAGATGTGGATGTGGGCCGGGTGATCAAAATGTCCAAATCCAAGAAAAACGTGGTGGATCCCAACGAACTGCTGGAAAAGTACGGGGCAGACGTGACAAGGCTATTTTGTCTGTTTGCAGCCCCGCCTGAGCGGGATCTTGAGTGGAGTGAAGACGGGGTGGAAGGATCCAACCGGTTTGTCAACCGGGTTTGGCGCCTGGCCATGACCTGCATGGAAACGATTAAGGGGATAGCCCCCTATGCCGGCGTTGCCAAAGATCTTGGCTCTTCAGAAGCAAAGGCGCTGTACATCAAGGCCAATCAGACCATTCAAAAGGTATCCCAGGATATTGATAAAAGTTTTCATTTTAATACGGCCATATCTGCGGTCATGGAGCTGGTCAATGCCATGTACGGGGTGGATCCTGCCAAGACAGACGATGAGCTGAAATCTGTTTTTCTCTTCTGCCTTGAAAATGTGCTGCTTTTGCTCAGTCCCATTCTTCCCCATTTTTGCGAAGAGCTTTTTGAACGTATGGGGCATTCAGGTTCAATCCTGGAGCAGGCCTGGCCTGAGTTCAGAGAGGATTCCCTGAAAACCGATGAACTGCTTGTGGTGGTTCAGGTGAACGGAAAGCTTCGGGCAAAATTCACCATTGATGCGGGTATGGATCCTGAGAAAATCAAGGAGACTGCCCTGGCAGATGATAATATCATCAAGCATGTTCAGGACAAACCCATCAAAAAGATAATCGTGATTCAGAAAAAACAAACCCTTGTTAATATTGTGGTGTAG